GGTGTTAGTAATCGTTTGAAATGGGGCTGTAGTGAAGAGAAGAATATTTCCAGTCTAGGCTCCAGGCTCCGTCCATCTGAGGGTTAAGACTGTCCGCTCCGAAGGGATTCGCGGGGAAACGCAAAAGTGGTAGCCGCTACGCCGTATGGGCACGGTTGCGTTTCTGTTGCCCGCTAATCCCTTCTCCGCTCGGTAGGACTCCACAAGTCGCTACGCCTGGAAATATTCTTCTCTGTCGTTACTGATGACATTTCTTCATTCTTTTAAATCTTTTAAAGCCCGTTTAAACAGGGAAAGCTCGTAGAGGAAACAGGAGAAAACAGCGAAGATCTTAGGGACACCGACCGAGACTCCATGCAAAAAGCGAAACACGCTCTTAAGCGTCCACCTCTGAAACACATCATGAAAGAACTACTTTGGACGCGGTTTCGCTTTTTGCATGGAGTCGGGCAGTCAATCCCCCAGTGGGTGGACCTAGAATCTGAGCGTTTTCTCCTGTTTCCTCCCCACCACTACAGCCCAAAATCAAACTTATTGGGATTGATTTCCTTTAGTTATTATACTAAAATATTTAATAAGTATAATAATGGAGGGGGAGAGAAAATGAACAAGCTGGTAGTGATTACAGGCGTGACACGTGGTTTGGGCAGGGAAATGGTCGAGCGTTTTCACGAAGCAGGCTGGACAGTTGCAGGCTGCGGTCGTTCGGAAAAAGAAGTGCAAGGATTGCGTCGGCAATTCGGAGATCAGCATCATTTTTCTGTTGTCGACGTTTCGGTCATGGAGCAAGTGGAAAAGTGGGCAGAGGAAATCAAAGCCGAGGTGGGAGTTCCCGATCTGTTGATTAACAATGCCTCCATTATAAACCGGAACAGTCCAGTCATTGGGCTTGCAGCAAATGAGTTTTCAAGAGTAATGGACATCAATGTGAATGGTGTTTTCTATGTGATTCGCGCCTTTTTACCGTTTATGGTTCAGCGCGCAAAAGGAGGAGTCGTCGTCAATATCAGCTCGTATTGGGGAAGATACGGGGAAGCGTTTTTATCGCCGTACTGCGCTTCGAAGTTCGCTATCGAAGGATTGACGCAATCATTGGCAGCCGAATTGCCTGAGGGAATGGCGGCAGTGACGCTTGATCCAGGAGGCAGTATCGATACTTCTATGCTCCGTTCATGCTCACCAGAAGATGTGGACACCGCACCGAATCCGGTAGAGTGGAGCCATGTAGCGGTACCGTACATCATCAGTCTTGGTCCGAAAGACAACGGAAAGTCACTTACCTGCCCACCCGTGAGAAAAAGAACCAACTGAATATCATTGCCATTGTTTCATTAGCTGTCGAGATACCCTCGGCAGCTTTTTTGGTACCTGTCGATGGGAGACTTTATTCATCGATTATTTGACTTCCATAAATATTTTTCAAAAAAAGTTGCGATCTTTTTCCACCATTTTCCGTCGTATTAAGGTGTACAAGCAAAAAGGTGATAGCTGCGCAGCGTACCTTTTTGAACCTGTAGCCCTCGATACAGGTTTTGATATGGGGAGGAAGACAGATGCAGGACGACAGGCTGATCATTGAGGAGGTCCTCCAAGGGAACAAAGAGGCGTATTCTCAGATCATACAAAAATATAACAAAAGGGTCAGATTGCTCATTCGCAAGATGATCGGACAGCCGCATCTTGAGCAGGACATGGCTCAGGAGATCTTTATCAAAGTGTATTACCATTTGGGTGACTACAGCAAAAGCTATGAATTTGGTGCCTGGCTCTACAGGATTGCCACCAATTATTGCTTCGATGAACTGCGTAACAGGAAAAGATCGATTGCGGTTACGGATGCAGAGATCGAAGTGGCTACCAGCCAAACACCTGAAATGGAGTACCTTGCTAAGGAGCAGAGGGCCTTTTTGCAAAATCGAATGATGACCCTGGAGTCCAAATACCGCGTCGTCCTGGAACTGCGTTACCTCCAATTTTTGAGCTACGAAGAAATTAGCGAGGAGCTGGATGTTCCCATCAGTACGGTGCGAACACGTCTTTCCAGAGGCAGGGCCAAGCTCAAAAATGCCATAACGAATTCGGGGAAAGGAGGGGACCTCTACCTATGACATGCTTGGATACATTCATGCTGAACGCGTATTTGGAAGACAAGCTTCCTTTGCGAGTGAAACAAGACGTACAACGGCATCTGGATACATGCAGCGCGTGCCAGATCAAGTTTGAGCAATATTTGGATGAACTGGATACAGCCGATGATGAAACAGAAGATGTATGGCAGACGGGATCAACAATCCAAAATGTCATGGAAAAGCTCCCCGCATACCCGATGAACGTGCTCAAACCCGTTCAAAAACAACCGGTTCAAATAAATTGGAAAAAGCGGAGTGTGGATATTGTGAAGAAAACAACGATTGCAGTTGCAGGGTTGGCTATGGTAGTCACATTCGGAACAGCAGTTTCTCCTACGTTTGCGAGCTATATGAATGGGATCTATGCATCGATCAATCCGAGTGAGATAACGGTAACAAAAGGGCCTTACAATGCGAAACAAGTAGTCAACCTGTTTGATAAAAAGCAGACGGACATTGGCGTACTGAAAGCGGCAGAAAACGGGTTTGTACAGCCGCTTGACTTGAAGGCGACAGACCAAGGGCTGACCATGGAAATCAATGCGGTTGTAGCTGATCCCTTGCGTATCATAGTTCTGGGCTCTGTGAAGGACTCGTCAGGC
This genomic stretch from Brevibacillus brevis harbors:
- a CDS encoding SDR family oxidoreductase encodes the protein MNKLVVITGVTRGLGREMVERFHEAGWTVAGCGRSEKEVQGLRRQFGDQHHFSVVDVSVMEQVEKWAEEIKAEVGVPDLLINNASIINRNSPVIGLAANEFSRVMDINVNGVFYVIRAFLPFMVQRAKGGVVVNISSYWGRYGEAFLSPYCASKFAIEGLTQSLAAELPEGMAAVTLDPGGSIDTSMLRSCSPEDVDTAPNPVEWSHVAVPYIISLGPKDNGKSLTCPPVRKRTN
- a CDS encoding RNA polymerase sigma factor — protein: MQDDRLIIEEVLQGNKEAYSQIIQKYNKRVRLLIRKMIGQPHLEQDMAQEIFIKVYYHLGDYSKSYEFGAWLYRIATNYCFDELRNRKRSIAVTDAEIEVATSQTPEMEYLAKEQRAFLQNRMMTLESKYRVVLELRYLQFLSYEEISEELDVPISTVRTRLSRGRAKLKNAITNSGKGGDLYL